The following coding sequences lie in one Mucilaginibacter sp. KACC 22773 genomic window:
- a CDS encoding alpha-L-fucosidase, which yields MFKKLQLSMLVMLVAVLSASAQQKTIGTETDAQKEKRMEWWKDSRFGMFIHWGLYSGAARHEWVKHNEKIDNAGYQKYFDQFNPDYFDPQKWAKQAKAAGMKYAVLTTKHHEGFCLFDSKYTDYKAPNTQAKRDLVREYVNAFRAQGLKVGFYYSLLDWHHPDYTIDEIHPQSPKDKSDASYAKLNKNRDMAKYRQYMRNQITELLTNYGKIDILWLDFSFPRGDGHGKGKDEWGSVELLKLIRKLQPGIIVDNRLNLEEYKDGADFETPEQVSTAELAKYRGKTWETCQTFSGSWGYYRDENTWKTHRQLLDLLITSVSNGGNLILNVGPTARGEFDYRATNALDSLAHWMHANDKSIYNCTYAPDTYKIPEGTKLTYNKTTKKLYVQLFDYPGGKLILPGYAGKIKYAQFLNDHSELLCKPSGSDDLEVTMPAKPPYEIPVIELSLN from the coding sequence ATGTTCAAAAAACTTCAATTATCTATGCTGGTGATGTTGGTAGCCGTTTTATCGGCTTCGGCACAACAAAAAACAATTGGCACCGAAACGGATGCCCAAAAAGAAAAACGGATGGAATGGTGGAAAGACAGTCGCTTTGGCATGTTTATTCACTGGGGATTATACTCGGGCGCGGCAAGGCACGAATGGGTAAAGCATAACGAGAAGATTGACAACGCCGGCTATCAGAAATATTTCGACCAGTTTAACCCCGATTATTTTGACCCTCAGAAATGGGCTAAACAGGCCAAAGCTGCCGGTATGAAGTACGCGGTACTCACCACTAAACATCATGAAGGGTTTTGTCTTTTCGATTCAAAATATACCGATTATAAAGCGCCTAATACCCAGGCCAAACGCGATTTGGTACGCGAGTATGTAAACGCTTTCCGCGCACAGGGGCTTAAAGTTGGCTTCTATTATTCGTTGTTAGATTGGCACCACCCCGATTATACTATTGATGAAATTCACCCGCAATCGCCAAAAGATAAAAGCGACGCCAGTTATGCCAAACTGAATAAAAACCGCGATATGGCCAAATACCGCCAATATATGCGCAACCAGATAACAGAGTTGCTAACCAACTATGGTAAAATTGATATCCTTTGGCTCGATTTTTCTTTCCCACGTGGTGATGGGCATGGCAAGGGTAAAGACGAGTGGGGATCTGTTGAACTGCTAAAACTGATCAGGAAATTGCAACCCGGCATTATAGTAGATAACCGCCTTAACCTGGAAGAATATAAAGATGGCGCCGATTTTGAAACACCGGAACAGGTAAGTACAGCCGAACTGGCCAAATACCGTGGCAAAACATGGGAAACCTGCCAAACATTTTCGGGCTCATGGGGATACTATCGCGATGAAAATACATGGAAAACCCACCGCCAGTTATTGGATTTGCTGATAACATCGGTAAGTAATGGCGGTAACCTTATCCTTAACGTAGGCCCAACAGCCCGCGGCGAGTTTGATTACCGCGCCACAAATGCGCTGGATAGTTTGGCACACTGGATGCATGCCAACGATAAATCAATTTACAACTGTACTTACGCCCCGGATACTTATAAAATACCCGAGGGAACAAAACTTACTTACAATAAGACAACAAAGAAACTATATGTACAATTGTTTGATTATCCCGGGGGCAAGCTGATACTGCCTGGTTACGCCGGTAAAATTAAGTACGCGCAGTTTTTAAATGATCATTCAGAGTTGTTATGCAAACCGTCTGGGTCTGATGATCTGGAGGTTACCATGCCGGCTAAGCCACCTTATGAGATACCGGTTATTGAGTTGTCGCTTAATTAA
- a CDS encoding L-rhamnose mutarotase: MAHRYCLTLDLVDDAKLIAEYEKYHQAIWPEIHQSITDYGITNMEIYRFDVRLFMIMETDDTFSFEKKSAADAANPKVLEWENLMWKYQQAVKGAQKGEKWVLMDKIFQL, translated from the coding sequence ATGGCCCACCGCTATTGTTTAACGCTTGATTTGGTTGACGATGCCAAGCTGATTGCCGAATACGAAAAATACCACCAGGCTATCTGGCCCGAGATTCATCAAAGTATTACCGATTACGGCATCACCAACATGGAAATTTACCGTTTTGATGTGCGCCTGTTTATGATCATGGAAACCGACGATACTTTCAGTTTCGAAAAAAAGTCGGCTGCCGATGCTGCTAATCCAAAAGTGCTGGAATGGGAAAACCTGATGTGGAAATATCAGCAGGCTGTTAAAGGTGCCCAAAAAGGCGAAAAATGGGTTTTAATGGATAAAATATTTCAGCTATAA